In the Pseudonocardia sediminis genome, CGACGACGCCAGGTGCGGGTGCTGCGGCAGGACCCGCACCGTGTACCCGGTCAGCCCGGCGTGCGGCAGCGGCACGACGACCTCGTAGCGGTCGCCGCCGCCGTCGCAGGCTCCGGCGTGCTCCATCGCGACCGTGGTCGGCTCGGCCAGCTCGTCGGTGTCGTCCACCCGTCCGACGACGGCCTCGACCGTCACGTCCGCCGGGTCCAGGCCGGCCAGGTCGACCGTCGCACGCACCGTCATCGGCGACCCGACGACGGGGGTGTCCGGCAGCCCGGACGCGTCGACGCCGGTGACCTGCAGCTTGTTCCACGCCGCGTTGAGGCGGGCGCGGTAGCCGGCCACGTCCCGGGCGGCGGCGTAGTCGTCGGCGACGGCCTCGGCGGCCGCGCGGGCGGCCGGGAGGTACCAGTCGTGGACGTACTCGCCGACCATCCGGGTCGCCTGCACCTGCGGGCGCAGGGTCTCCAGCGTGTGGCGGACCAGCTCCACCCACCGCGTCGGGACGCCGTCGGTGCGGTCGTAGAACGCGGGCGTGACCTGGGTGGCGAGCAGCTCGTAGAGGGCGTTGGCCTCCAGGTCGTCGCGCCGGGTCGGGTCCTCGACGCCGTCCGCGGTCGGGATGGCCCAGCCGTTGGAGCCGTCGTAGAGCTCGTCCCACCAGCCGTCACGGATGGAGAGGTTGAGCCCGCCGTTGAGCGCGGACTTCATGCCGGACGTGCCGCAGGCCTCGAGCGGGCGCAGCGGGTTGTTCAGCCAGACGTCGCAGCCCCAGTAGAGGTAGCGGGCCATCGACATGTCGTAGTCGGGCAGGAAGACGATCCGGTCGCGGACCTCGGGGTCGTCGGCGAACCGGACGATCTGCTGGATCAGCGCCTTGCCGCCGTCGTCGGCGGGGTGCGACTTGCCGGCCACGATCAGCTGCACCGGACGGTGCGGGTCGAGCAGCAGGCTGCGCAGCCGGTCGGGGTCGCGCAGCATCAGCGTCAGGCGCTTGTAGGTCGGCACCCGGCGGGCGAAGCCGACGGTGAGCACGCCCGGGTCGAAGACGTGGTCGGTCCAGCCCAGCTCCGGGGTGGACGCTCCGCGCTCCAGCCAGGCCGCGCGGACGCGGCGGCGGACCTCGTCGACGAGACGGGACCGCAGCGTGTTGCGCAGCGCCCACAGCTCGCCGTCGCTGACCTCGGACGGCGCGCTCCCGGCGTGGTGACGCCCGCCCGGGGTCGGGTCGCCGAGCAGCGCGGTGATCTCGCGGGCCTCCCAGGTGTGCCCGTGCACGCCGTTGGTGACCGACCCGATCGGCACCTCGTCCTGGTCGAACCCGTCCCACATCCCGCCGAACATCCCGCGCGAGACGGCGCCGTGCAGCCGCGAGACGCCGTTCGCGCGCTGGGCCAGGCGAAGGCCCATGTGGGCCATGTTGAACGTCTCGGGGTTCTCCTCGGCGCCGAGCGCGAGCAGCCGGTCGGTCGGCAGGCCGGGCAGCAGCCGGTCGGTGAGGTAGCGCCGGACCAGGTCCAGGCCGAACCGGTCGATGCCGGCCGGGACCGGGGTGTGGGTGGTGAACACGGTGCCGGCCCGGACCGCGGCGAGAGCCTGGTCGAAGTCCAGCGGCGTCGAGCCGTTCGACTCCGCCGACGCTCCTCCCGGCACCCCGGCCACCAGCTCCCGGATCCGCTCGAGCCCGAGGAACCCGGCGTGTCCCTCGTTCGTGTGGAAGACCTCCGGGCTTGGGTGCCCGGTGGCGGCGCAGTAGGCGCGCACGGCGCGGACGCCGCCGACGCCGATCAGGATCTCCTGGGAGATCCGGTGGTCCTGGTCGCCGCCGTAGAGACGGTCGGTGATGCCGCGCAGGTCCGCCTCGTTGTCCTCGATGTCGGTGTCGAGCAGCAGCAGCGGCACCCGTCCGACCTGGGCCTGCCAGACGCGGGCGGTCAGGGTGCGGTCGTCGGGCATCGCGACCTGGACGTGCACCGGCTCGTCGTCCGCGCCGGTGAGCAGCTGCAGCGGCAGTCCCTGCGGGTCGAGCGCCGGGTAGTGCTCGAGCTGCCAGCCGTCGAGCGACAGGGACTGGCGGAAGTAGCCCGACCGGTAGAGCAGGCCGACGGCGATCAGCGGCACACCCAGGTCGGAGGCGGCCTTGAGGTGGTCGCCGGCCAGCACGCCGAGGCCACCGGAGTAGTTCGGGAGGACCTCGGAGACGCCGAACTCCATCGAGAAGTAGGCCACCGCGCCCGGCAGGTCGGGGGTGTCCTCGCGGCTGTCCTGGTACCAGCGCGGGCCGGCCAGGTAGTCGCCCAGCTCGTCGGCGAGCTCGCGCACCGTCACGACGGTCTCGGCGTCGGTGGCCAGCTCCGCCAGGCGTGAGCTGGGGATCTCCCCCAGCAGCCGGACCGGGTCCTGCCCGCAGCGTTCCCACGCCTCGGGGTCGAGGGAGGCGAACAGATCGCGGGTCGGGGCGTGCCAGGTCCAGCGCAGGTTCGTGGCCAGCGTCTGGAGCGGGGCCAGCTGGGTCGGCAGCTGGGCACGGACGGTGAATCGGCGCAGGGCTCTCACGGGCGCGAAGCGTACGAGACGACGGGAAGGGAGCGGGAACGAGAGGGGCGGAGCGGGAACGAGCACGGGACGAACGGGCGCCGACACCACGCTTACGGTTGCGACACGCTCTCCCGGCCCGGCCGGACACACGTCGACAGTCTCGGTACGGTTGGCGGGTACGCGGCCGCTTCGGGGAAGTCGTCGCGGTGAACCGGCGCTGAGCTGTAGTGACGTCCGCTCGCGCCGAGTGCTCACCCGATGCCCGACGTCCGGCCGATCTGATCAGAACAACACCGGGGGTGAGGCCGATGACGGGTCGGCTCGGAATCGATGATGTAACCCCTCTGGTGGAGACCGGGGACCCGAGCAAGGCCGTCGTGGGCGAGGTCGTCCCGATCCGCGCCACGGTCTGGCGCGAGGGGCACGACGCGGTCGCCGCGAACGTCGTCTGGACGAAGCTCGCCGACGCCGAGACCGACGACGACGGCGAGCCCGAGCACGTCCGGATGGTGCCCGAGGGTGTGGGCACCGACCGGTTCGTCGCCACCGTCGTGCCGGACGTCCCGGGCCGCTGGAGCTTCCGCGTGGACGCCTGGAGCGACCCGTGGGCCACCTGGCGCCACGCCGTCGAGGCCAAGCTCGCCGCCGGTCAGACCGCCGAGGAGCTGGCCAACGACCTGGAGACCGGTGCCCGGCTGCTGCACCGGGTCGGGCGCCGCCCGTCGGAGAAGGCCAACCGGGACCTGCTGCTCGGTGCCGCGAACACGTTGCGCGACACCGCCCTGCCGCTGCGCTCGCGCGTCGCGCCCGCGTTGTTCCCGGCCGTCGTCACGATCATGACCGACCGCCCGGTGCGCGAGCTGATCACCCACGGCCCGGAGCGCGAGGTCTTCGTCGACCGTCGCCGCGCGCTCTACGGCTCCTGGTACGAGATCTTCCCGCGTTCCACCGGAGGCCGCGACGAGACCGGCCGCGCCGTGCACGGCACGTTCGTCACCGCGACCAAGGAGCTCGACCGGATCGCGAAGATGGGCTTCGACGTCGTCTACCTGCCGCCGATCCACCCGGTCGGCACGGTGCACCGCAAGGGCCGCAACAACTCCGTGCACGCCGAGCCGGGCGACGTCGGGTCGCCGTGGGCGATCGGGTCCGCCGCGGGCGGCCATGACGCGATCGACCCCGAGCTGGGCGACTTCGACGACTTCGACGCGTTCGTGACGCGGGTGAACGAGCTGGGCATGGAGGTCGCGCTCGACTTCGCCCTGCAGTGCGCGCCGGACCACCCCTGGGTCGCGGCGCACCCGGAGTGGTTCACCGTCCGCCCGGACGGCACGATCGCCTACGCCGAGAACCCGCCGAAGAAGTACCAGGACATCTACCCGATCAACTTCGACCGGGACCCGGCCGGCATCTACGCCGAGTGCCTGCGGGTGACACTGCTCTGGGTCGAGCACGGGGTGAAGATCTTCCGTGTCGACAACCCGCACACCAAGCCGCCGAACTTCTGGCACTGGCTGATCTGGCAGGTCAAGGAGCGCCACCCCGACGTGCTGTTCCTGGCCGAGGCGTTCACCCGCCCGGCGCGGCTGTTCGGCCTGGCCCGGCTCGGGTTCACGCAGTCCTACACGTACTTCACGTGGCGGACCGAGAAGGAGGAGCTGCTCGAGTTCGGGGCTCTGCACGCCGAGCACGCCGACGAGTGCCGTCCGAACATGTTCACCAACACCCCGGACATCCTCCACGAGTCGCTGCAGACCGGTGGTCCGGGAATGTTCGCGATCCGGGCGACGCTGGCCGCGACGATGTCGCCGACCTGGGGCGTCTACTCCGGCTTCGAGCTCTACGAGGGCACCGCGGTGAAGGCCGGCAGCGAGGAGTACCTGGACTCGGAGAAGTACGAGCTGCGCCCGCGCGACTTCCACACCGCGCTCAACGAGGGCCGCTCGCTCGAGCCGTACCTCACCCAGCTCAACGAGATCCGGCGCGCGCACCCGGCGCTGCAGCAGCTGCGCGAGTTCCACCCGCACGCCACCGACAACGACGACCTGCTGGCCTACTCCAAGGTGGACCCGGCCAGCGGGGACCAGATCCTGGTCGTCGTCACGCTGAACTCGACCGAGGCCCGCGAGGGAACGGTGACGCTGGACATGCCGGCGCTCGGCCTGGACTGGGACGACGTGGTCGACGTCCGCGACGAGGTCACCGGCCAGTCGTTCCGGTGGGGCGAGCGCAACTTCGTCCGGCTGCTGCCGTGGGACAACGTGGCGCACATCCTGTCGCTGCCGAAGGCGACCCCGGTGGTCTGACCCTCACCGGCCGAGCCAGGTCCGCCACACCGGGCGGACCAGCTCGGCCAGGCGCGCGTACCCCGCCGCGGCGGGGTGCGCGCCGTCGCCGGCCGCGACCTCCGACGTCCACGTCGGGTCGGCCGCCAGCGCCGCGAACACCGGCGCGTAGGTCACCTCGGCGCGGGCGCACACCTCGGCGAACCGCGTGTCCAGGTCGGCGATCCGGGTGTTCTGCCCGGCGTCGGCCACCGGCGGCGGCCCGGCCACGAACAGGCCCCAGCCGAGGTCGGACAGCTCGCCGAGCAGCATCTCCAGGTGCGCCGCGGACGCCGCGGCCCCCACGCGCGAGGACGGGCCGTGCCCGCCGGGGACGGCCGTGGTGTCGTTCACCCCGACCGAGACGACCACCCGCGCGTCGACGGGTCCGTCGCCGGAGACCTTCAGCCGCGGCGGCAGCTCGCGACGCCAGCGGGACAGCACGTCGCGGGTGGTGTCGCGGCGGATGCCGAGGTTGTAGAACGTGAGCGGCAGGCCGTCGCGGTGCGAGCCCGCGGCCAGGCGCCCGGCCCACCCCAGGTGCTCCGGGTCGCCGACCCCGGCCACGAACGAGTCGCCGACCGCGCAGACCCGCACGTCCCGTGCCTCCTCGTCGCCCGCCCGCATGCGCATCAGGTCCGGTCGCGTTCCTGCGCGGAGACGACGACCATCGACGCGACCTGCGACGCCCGCGCGCAGCCCGCCTCCCGGCTTCCTCCGGGCGGGCCGGCGGGGCGGGCGTAGGACTCGTAGGTCAGGACGAACGAGGCGTCCGGGTCGGTGTCGACGACGAGCGCGCAGCTCGCCCCGGGCGGCGACTCCTCCGCGACGCCCTCGACGGCGCCGTACCCGTCCACCGAGGTCACACGGTGCCCGACGAGCTTGAGGTCGCCCTCGACGTAGGCCGGGTCGCCGGGCACACGGTTGCGGGCCGGGATGCCGGGCTGGATCCGCACGGTCCACACCTGCCCGTCCGGTCCGCTCAGGACGCAGTTGTTCGCGCCCTGCCCGAACGGGTCCGGCGTCGTGTCGACGATGCCGAGCAGCGCCGAGTCGTCGGCGTCGACGGAGTCGCAGGCACGCAGCCCGGTCACCCGGAGGTCCGCGGGGCGGGGCGGGAACGGGCTCGGCACCTCCGGTGCGGACCCGCACCCGGCCAGCGCCAGCACCGTCACGAGAGCCGGGGCGGCGGCGCGGGCGAGAGTTCTCCGGAAACGGCCCGGTGCGGTGCGCGGCCGGCTGCGACGGTGCCCGGATCGCGGGCCCGCGCTGCCGTCCATGCCGACGACGCTACCGGTGACGCCGGGCCACCGGCACGCCGCCGACCCCTAGTCTCGGGGCGGTGACGGGCGCATCACGGGTCGGGGCGGTGCTGTCGCTGACGGGTCCCCTGTCCCGCTTCGGAACCCAGGCCGCGGACGGCCTGCGGGTCGGGATGGACCTGCTCGGCGCACCCGCCCCGGTGCTCGTCGACGACGCCGGCGAGCCGGGCCGGGTCGCGCCGACGCTGGACGTCCTGGCCGGGTCCTGCGACCTGCTGCTCGGCCCGTACGGGACGTCGACGGCGCGGGCCGCGGCGCGGTGGGCACGGGAGTCGGGGCGCTTCGTGTGGAACCACGGCGGTGCGGGCGACCGGGTCCAGGGCGCCGCGCCGGGGCGGGTGGTGTCGGTCCTGACCCCGACGAGCGGCTATGCCGGGGCGTTCGTCCGGTACCTGGCCCGGGAGCATCCGGGGACGCCGCTGCGCCTGGTGCCCGGGCGGGGCGGCTTCGGACGTCAGGTCGTCGCGGGGGCCCGCGAGGCGGCCGCACGGGCCGGGGTGACGGTCGTCGACGAGGGACCGGGTGCGCTGTTCCTGGCCGGGTCGTTCGACGAGGACGTCGACGCTGTGAACCGGCTGCCGACCGGGGCGGACCGGCCGGTCGTCGTCGGCACCGTCGCAGCCGGGGTGCGGGAGTTCGGACGTGCGGCCCACGATCCGGACGGGGTGTTCGGCGTCGCCCAGTGGGTCCCCGGGGCTCCCGGTACGCCGGAGGTCGGCCCGGACGAGGCGACGTTCCTGGACCGCTACCGCGCCGCGACCGGCACCGGGCCGGACTACCCCGCCGTCCAGGCCGCCGCGACGGCCGCGATCGCCCTGCACTGCGCGTCGGTGGCCGGGAGCACCGACCCCGGCGCGCTGTGGGCGGCCGCGACGGCGCTGCGCACGACGACGCTCTACGGCGCCTTCGCGATCGACCCCGTCACCGGCACCCAGACCGGCCACGGGACCACGCTGGTCCGCTGGCGGGACGGGCGGATGTCCCCGGTCTGAGGGCGCTCAGTCCTCCGGCTCCGGCTCCGGGGGCTCGACCAGCAGGGCCGTGGCGCGGAACGGGGTCAGCTCGACGCGGAAGCTCTGCAGGTCGTCGACCGTGGCCACGGCGTCACCGCTGAACAGGTCGGTGACCACCGAGCCGGGCGGCAGGTGCTCCGACCGGACGGTGCCGTCGACCTCCTCGTCGGCGAAGTTCAGCACGGTCAGGGCGAACGAGCCGTCGTCGAGCTCGTGGACCATCACCAGCATCCCGCGGTGCGAGACGTCCGGGACGTCGACCTGACGGCTCGTCGCGACACCGCAGCGCTTGCGCACCGCCAGGATCGCCTGCATCTGCCGGGCGAAGCTCGCCTCGTCGGTGAGCTGGTCGGGCAGCGTCCCGTAGAGGCTCACCCCGCGCGGCATGCCGGCCGCGGACTTGTGCGCGTGCGGGTTGGCGCCCATCAGGTCGTGCGCGGCGCGGCTGATCCAGCGGGTGTCGCCGCTGGACAGGAGCTCCTCGACGTCACCGGGCGGCAGCGTGAGCATCCCGCAGAGATCCCAGCCCGACAGCGCGAACACCCCGGGCTGGAACGCGTTGAACATGACCAGCAGCAGGTGCACCCGCCGGATCCGCTCGACGTCGGCCGGCTCGATCGCGTCCAGCTCGGTGATGCCCAGCGCCGCGGCGATCACCGTGGCGGTGGTGCAGGCGATGCCGTTCGTGGTGAAGATCAGGTTGTACGGCGCGTCCGGGCCGGTCAGGTGCTGGCACAGGTCGCGGCGGATCGTGTCGGCCAGGTCGGCGCCGGTGATCTCCTCGCCGCGGAACTCGTAGAGGTCCTCGGTCGCCGTCCAGTGCACGAGCTCGTAGGTCAGCTCGTCGTGGTTCTGCAGCGCGTGCACCAGCGAAGCCGGGTCCACGCCGAGCCGGGTCGAGGTGCGCAGCGTCAGGCGCAGGAACTCGGTGTCGGCGGTGGCCAGCGCGTGGTGGTAGGCGGGCCGGTTGACGAAGTCGTAGGACAGGTCGGCGCCGGCCTCCGAGGTGACCCGGATGTCGTCGATGGTCAGGTTCAGCTCCTGGAACGTGAACCCGCCGACCTTGCGGACCATGCTCGCGATGATGTGGTTCGCGGCCTCCGACGTCGGGTGGCCCTCCGACCAGCCCGGCATCCCCTCGGCGGACTTCTCCACCCCGAGGAAGCCGTTGGCGTCCAGGCGCAGCGCGCCGGAGCCGAGGTCGGCCAGCGAGTGCAGCGCGTCGCCGATCACCATCCGCATCCCGGCGAACGTCGGGTCCAGCCAGTTCACCGACGGCTGGCCGTCCTTGAAGTAGTGCAGGTAGACCCAGCGGCGGGTGACGCCGTCGACGCCGGTCACCGGCCGGGTCGCGCTCCAGTTCGTCTCCTTGACGCCCTCGCGGTAGAAGATCACCCGCTGCAGACGCCCGACGATGTAGCCGCTCTTCTCCAGCTTCTCCTCGGTGACGGCGTCGAGGTTGACCGAGTCGTGACCGGACGGGACGTCGGGCAGCTCGGCCCAGTCGTTCTCGTCGATCTCGATCATGTGATAGATGCCGGGGTAGTCCGAGTGCGCGAGCTCGGCGAGCCGGAAGTCGGCGCCCTTCCCGGTGTGGCCGGGCACGATGTCGTCGATCACGGTGCCGCCGTACCAGGTGGCGGTGGCGCACATGGCGCGGAACTCGTCCTCGGTGCCGAACACCGGGTCGAGCTCGTTGGAGATCCGGTCGAAGTGCCCGTCGACGCTCGGGGTGGACTGCCAGCCGGAGAGACCGCCCGCCTTCTTCACCGGGCCGGTGTGCACCGCCTCGATACCGATCTTCTCGAACGCGCTCCACATGCCCTCGTCGCCGAGCGCGGCCAGGAACGAGTCCCCGGGCCGGGTGATGAACGAGATCGGGTACGCGGTGAACCACACCGACGCCGTCTCCACCGCCTGGCGGGGGCCGGGGTTGGCGTAGGGGTTCTGCCACATCGAGCCCTGCCCGGAGAACTGGCGGGCCAGCTCGTTGGCGTGCCCGAGCATCGACTGGCTCTGCAGCCACGACACGTAGGCCGGGTTCTCGCCGTTGGCCGGGCCGTCCTGGGCGACCGAGCGCCGCGGCACCGTCGACCGCACCCGCGCCCGGTGGCGCAGGCTCTTCGGCCGCGCCGGGTGGAAGTGCTCGGCGAAGGTGATCTCGGCAGGCTCGTGTGCCGGTTCGTGGCTCTGCTCGTCGGCCATCGGCTCTCCCTCGGTCGGGTCTCCGGTCACCCGCCCCGCCCCGTGGTCGTCGTCGTTCGCGGGAGGGGCTGCCGCATCAGGGCGTCCGGGCACGTGTGTCCACCGCTCGAGAGATCAGTATGGGTTCCCCGCGGCAGCCGTGCCTCCGGGCACGGCGCGGACCTGCTCGGGAAGGTCGGCCCGCACGCGTCACCAGCCGTTCGACGACGGCTCCGACCGGGCGTCGCGGGCCGGTCGGAGGACCATTCGCGGCGTGGTGACGACGCCGTCGCGGACTGTAACACCGGCGTCGGCGCGCCCCTCCCGGCCGACACACGCCGCCCGGCGATCCGCCGGGGACACGCGGCGGGCGGCGGTTCGCTGTGGTCTGATCACCCCGCCGGTCGCCGTGGTGGCGCCGGTTCATCAGCACGCCCGCCGACGGGCGCCGGACCGGCGCCGGCGTGGCGTCGAGGAGGAGGCGCGCCCGTGAGTCCGACCGAGCAGCTCGCCGACCTGCTGCCGGGGTGGCTGCCCCGCCAGCGGTGGTTCGCCGCGAAAGGGCGGTCGGTGCGGTCGACCGAGGTCGTCGCGCGCACGCCGCTGCTCGCCGCGGCCGACCTGTCGGTGGAGCACGTGCTGGTCGGGGTCGGCTTCACCGACGCCCCGGGGACGCAGACCTACCAGCTCCTCGTGGCCACCGGGGTGCCGCCGGAGGGTGTCACCGAGCAGGCCGTCCTCGGCACCGACGGGGACGCGACCGTCTACGACGGGCTGTGGGACACCCGCGTCACCGACTGGCTGCTGGCCGCGGTCCGCGACGGCGTCACGGCCGGTGACCTGCGGTTCGTCCCCGAGCCGGGCGCGACCGTCCCGCAGAGCGGGCACGGGCGGGTCCTGGGCGCCGAGCAGTCGAACACCTCCGTCGTCTGGGGCCGGGAGACGATCCTCAAGATCTTCCGGCGGGTCCTTCCGGGGCTGAACCCGGACCTGGAGCTGCACCGGGCGCTGCGTGCGCAGGGCAGCACCCGGGTCGCGGCGCTGCAGGGCGCCGTCGAGGGGACCGTGGACGGCGAGCCGGCCACGCTGGGGATGCTGCAGGACTTCGCCGCCGACTCGGCCGAGGGCTGGCCGCTGGCGCTGGAGACGGTCCGGGCCGCGGTCGGCCGGGCCGCCGGCGAGACCGACTTCTCCGGCGAGGCCGCGGCGCTGGGCGAGGCCGTCGCCGTCGTGCACTCCCAGCTCCTCGCCGCGCTCGGCGGGACCACCGCCGACCCCGGCCGGCTCGCCGCGGGCTGGCAGACCCGGCTCGACGCGGCTCTCCCCCAGGTCCCGGAGCTGGCCGAGCACGAGCACGCGATCCGCGCCGTCTACGACGCCGTCGGCACCTCGGGCACACCGGTCGCGGTCCAGCGGGTGCACGGCGACCTGCACCTGGGCCAGACGCTGCGCACCGCCGACGGCTGGCTCGTGATCGACTTCGAGGGCGAGCCGTCGGCCCCGTTGGCCGAGCGCGCCCGGCCGGACTCCCCGCTGCGCGACGTGGCCGGGATGCTGCGCTCGTTCGACTACGCCGCGTTCCACGAGGTGCTGCGTGCCGCGCCGGCCGACAGCGCCGCCGCGTCCGAGGCCGCTGCGGCGTGGGCGGTGCGCAGCCGCTCGGCGTTCTGCGACGGCTACACCCGCGGCGCCGGGGCGGACCCGCGCGCGCAGGAGGCGGCACTGCGGGCGTTCGAGCTGGACAAGGCCGTCTACGAGGCGGTGTACGAGACCCGCAGCCGTCCGACGTGGGCACCGATCCCCCTCGCCTCGATCCGCCGCCTGGTCGCGACCGAGCCGGGCCCGAGCTGACCCGTCATCCCGCACGATCGCGGGAGCCCCGGAGGGTCCCCTCGCGTACGCCGGTGGCCCGGGGGTTCCCCTCGAGACGCCCCGGGCGGGCCCGGGACGGCGACGTACCGGCTGGTCCGGGGCTCGCCCGGCCCGCACTTTGCGATCCCGCAACGGTCCGCCCCCGCGGTCGGCGAGCCTCGGGGAGGCGCAGTACGGTTCCGCAGGTGACATCAGAGGAGACCCAGGCGATCGACCCCTGCGCCCCGGACCAGGCGACGACCGACCGGCTCCTGGGCGGTGCCCACCACGACCCGCACGGCATCCTCGGAGCACACCCGCACGCCGACGGCACCGTCGTCCGCGTCCTGCGCCCGCACGCCGAGGCCGTCCACGTCCTGCCCAACGGCGACGTGGACCTGGCCCACCCGCTGACGAAGGTGCACGACGCCGGGCTGTTCTCCGGTCTGGTCCCCGGATCCGGCGGCGACTACCGGCTTCTCGTCGACTACGGCGACGGCGCCGAGCACATCGTCGACGACCCGTACCGCTGGCTGCCCACGCTCGGCGACGTCGACCTGCACCTGATCGGCGAGGGCCGCCACGAGCGGCTCTGGGACGTGCTCGGCTCGCACCTGCAGAGCTACGACACCGCCTCCGGGCCGGTCACCGGCACCAGCTTCGCCGTGTGGGCGCCGAACGCCCAGGGCGTCCGCGTCACCGGCGACTTCGACGGCTGGGCCGGCTGGTCGCTGCCGATGCGCTCGCTGGGCAGCTCCGGGGTCTGGGAGATCTTCCTGCCCGACGTCGGTGTCGGCGCCCGGTACAAGTTCCGCATCCTCGGGCAGGACGGCAAGTGGCGCGACAAGGCCGACCCGATGGCCTTCGCGACCGAGATCCCGCCGCAGACCGCGTCCGTCGTCACCACCCCGGTGCACGAGTGGGGCGACGGCGACTGGATGGCCGCGCGCGCCGACCGCAAGCCGCACGCCGAGCCGATGAGCGTCTACGAGCTGCACCTGGGCTCGTGGGTGCCCGGCCTGGACTACCGCGAGATCGCCG is a window encoding:
- the treS gene encoding maltose alpha-D-glucosyltransferase gives rise to the protein MADEQSHEPAHEPAEITFAEHFHPARPKSLRHRARVRSTVPRRSVAQDGPANGENPAYVSWLQSQSMLGHANELARQFSGQGSMWQNPYANPGPRQAVETASVWFTAYPISFITRPGDSFLAALGDEGMWSAFEKIGIEAVHTGPVKKAGGLSGWQSTPSVDGHFDRISNELDPVFGTEDEFRAMCATATWYGGTVIDDIVPGHTGKGADFRLAELAHSDYPGIYHMIEIDENDWAELPDVPSGHDSVNLDAVTEEKLEKSGYIVGRLQRVIFYREGVKETNWSATRPVTGVDGVTRRWVYLHYFKDGQPSVNWLDPTFAGMRMVIGDALHSLADLGSGALRLDANGFLGVEKSAEGMPGWSEGHPTSEAANHIIASMVRKVGGFTFQELNLTIDDIRVTSEAGADLSYDFVNRPAYHHALATADTEFLRLTLRTSTRLGVDPASLVHALQNHDELTYELVHWTATEDLYEFRGEEITGADLADTIRRDLCQHLTGPDAPYNLIFTTNGIACTTATVIAAALGITELDAIEPADVERIRRVHLLLVMFNAFQPGVFALSGWDLCGMLTLPPGDVEELLSSGDTRWISRAAHDLMGANPHAHKSAAGMPRGVSLYGTLPDQLTDEASFARQMQAILAVRKRCGVATSRQVDVPDVSHRGMLVMVHELDDGSFALTVLNFADEEVDGTVRSEHLPPGSVVTDLFSGDAVATVDDLQSFRVELTPFRATALLVEPPEPEPED
- a CDS encoding alpha-1,4-glucan--maltose-1-phosphate maltosyltransferase; translation: MTGRLGIDDVTPLVETGDPSKAVVGEVVPIRATVWREGHDAVAANVVWTKLADAETDDDGEPEHVRMVPEGVGTDRFVATVVPDVPGRWSFRVDAWSDPWATWRHAVEAKLAAGQTAEELANDLETGARLLHRVGRRPSEKANRDLLLGAANTLRDTALPLRSRVAPALFPAVVTIMTDRPVRELITHGPEREVFVDRRRALYGSWYEIFPRSTGGRDETGRAVHGTFVTATKELDRIAKMGFDVVYLPPIHPVGTVHRKGRNNSVHAEPGDVGSPWAIGSAAGGHDAIDPELGDFDDFDAFVTRVNELGMEVALDFALQCAPDHPWVAAHPEWFTVRPDGTIAYAENPPKKYQDIYPINFDRDPAGIYAECLRVTLLWVEHGVKIFRVDNPHTKPPNFWHWLIWQVKERHPDVLFLAEAFTRPARLFGLARLGFTQSYTYFTWRTEKEELLEFGALHAEHADECRPNMFTNTPDILHESLQTGGPGMFAIRATLAATMSPTWGVYSGFELYEGTAVKAGSEEYLDSEKYELRPRDFHTALNEGRSLEPYLTQLNEIRRAHPALQQLREFHPHATDNDDLLAYSKVDPASGDQILVVVTLNSTEAREGTVTLDMPALGLDWDDVVDVRDEVTGQSFRWGERNFVRLLPWDNVAHILSLPKATPVV
- the glgP gene encoding alpha-glucan family phosphorylase; the protein is MRALRRFTVRAQLPTQLAPLQTLATNLRWTWHAPTRDLFASLDPEAWERCGQDPVRLLGEIPSSRLAELATDAETVVTVRELADELGDYLAGPRWYQDSREDTPDLPGAVAYFSMEFGVSEVLPNYSGGLGVLAGDHLKAASDLGVPLIAVGLLYRSGYFRQSLSLDGWQLEHYPALDPQGLPLQLLTGADDEPVHVQVAMPDDRTLTARVWQAQVGRVPLLLLDTDIEDNEADLRGITDRLYGGDQDHRISQEILIGVGGVRAVRAYCAATGHPSPEVFHTNEGHAGFLGLERIRELVAGVPGGASAESNGSTPLDFDQALAAVRAGTVFTTHTPVPAGIDRFGLDLVRRYLTDRLLPGLPTDRLLALGAEENPETFNMAHMGLRLAQRANGVSRLHGAVSRGMFGGMWDGFDQDEVPIGSVTNGVHGHTWEAREITALLGDPTPGGRHHAGSAPSEVSDGELWALRNTLRSRLVDEVRRRVRAAWLERGASTPELGWTDHVFDPGVLTVGFARRVPTYKRLTLMLRDPDRLRSLLLDPHRPVQLIVAGKSHPADDGGKALIQQIVRFADDPEVRDRIVFLPDYDMSMARYLYWGCDVWLNNPLRPLEACGTSGMKSALNGGLNLSIRDGWWDELYDGSNGWAIPTADGVEDPTRRDDLEANALYELLATQVTPAFYDRTDGVPTRWVELVRHTLETLRPQVQATRMVGEYVHDWYLPAARAAAEAVADDYAAARDVAGYRARLNAAWNKLQVTGVDASGLPDTPVVGSPMTVRATVDLAGLDPADVTVEAVVGRVDDTDELAEPTTVAMEHAGACDGGGDRYEVVVPLPHAGLTGYTVRVLPQHPHLASSAELAKVVLAG
- a CDS encoding DUF3558 family protein, which codes for MDGSAGPRSGHRRSRPRTAPGRFRRTLARAAAPALVTVLALAGCGSAPEVPSPFPPRPADLRVTGLRACDSVDADDSALLGIVDTTPDPFGQGANNCVLSGPDGQVWTVRIQPGIPARNRVPGDPAYVEGDLKLVGHRVTSVDGYGAVEGVAEESPPGASCALVVDTDPDASFVLTYESYARPAGPPGGSREAGCARASQVASMVVVSAQERDRT
- a CDS encoding GDSL-type esterase/lipase family protein, producing the protein MRMRAGDEEARDVRVCAVGDSFVAGVGDPEHLGWAGRLAAGSHRDGLPLTFYNLGIRRDTTRDVLSRWRRELPPRLKVSGDGPVDARVVVSVGVNDTTAVPGGHGPSSRVGAAASAAHLEMLLGELSDLGWGLFVAGPPPVADAGQNTRIADLDTRFAEVCARAEVTYAPVFAALAADPTWTSEVAAGDGAHPAAAGYARLAELVRPVWRTWLGR
- a CDS encoding ABC transporter substrate-binding protein; the encoded protein is MTGASRVGAVLSLTGPLSRFGTQAADGLRVGMDLLGAPAPVLVDDAGEPGRVAPTLDVLAGSCDLLLGPYGTSTARAAARWARESGRFVWNHGGAGDRVQGAAPGRVVSVLTPTSGYAGAFVRYLAREHPGTPLRLVPGRGGFGRQVVAGAREAAARAGVTVVDEGPGALFLAGSFDEDVDAVNRLPTGADRPVVVGTVAAGVREFGRAAHDPDGVFGVAQWVPGAPGTPEVGPDEATFLDRYRAATGTGPDYPAVQAAATAAIALHCASVAGSTDPGALWAAATALRTTTLYGAFAIDPVTGTQTGHGTTLVRWRDGRMSPV